A single genomic interval of Bradyrhizobium sp. sBnM-33 harbors:
- a CDS encoding HEPN/Toprim-associated domain-containing protein, translated as MGTEIHLEFGGLSLDWAKNHRGVDHGSLFQERDRRAVHSDQINYDHFSETGDDPTPMEMAFVRELKDVLPRLALLGYTMEQARVAYDDLATQYVDTREAITELDEPPGVEPLSFDEFCAFANRYPISALNDTVRHLDEWESRSRPQGRFVDDETTISRIPSVDHDPATWSERAYFGSCITILHPYLMLQVLAGNSANLEADVVWQYGPLLEAGVGWPR; from the coding sequence GTGGGTACTGAAATCCATCTCGAATTTGGCGGGCTGTCCCTGGACTGGGCCAAGAACCACCGAGGCGTGGACCACGGGTCACTTTTCCAGGAACGGGATCGGCGCGCGGTTCATAGCGACCAGATCAACTATGATCATTTCAGCGAAACGGGCGACGACCCCACGCCGATGGAGATGGCCTTCGTACGCGAACTCAAGGACGTCCTGCCAAGGCTCGCGTTGCTCGGCTATACGATGGAACAAGCGCGGGTAGCCTACGACGATCTGGCCACCCAATACGTGGACACTCGCGAAGCAATAACCGAGCTGGATGAGCCACCCGGCGTAGAACCGCTCTCGTTCGATGAGTTCTGCGCCTTCGCCAATCGGTATCCTATCTCCGCGCTGAACGATACCGTTCGTCATCTCGACGAATGGGAGAGTCGTTCGAGACCGCAAGGACGCTTCGTCGACGACGAAACAACAATAAGCCGTATCCCCAGCGTGGACCATGACCCTGCGACCTGGTCCGAACGCGCCTATTTCGGCAGCTGCATCACCATTCTTCATCCTTACCTGATGTTGCAAGTTCTCGCCGGTAATTCTGCCAACCTCGAGGCCGATGTCGTTTGGCAGTATGGTCCGCTTCTCGAAGCGGGGGTGGGCTGGCCCAGATGA
- a CDS encoding helix-turn-helix domain-containing protein, with translation MPFAQRLTCTIDDACEVTGLGRAKLYELIGAGRIVTTTIGRRRLVVVHSLLALIDTNMSN, from the coding sequence ATGCCATTCGCCCAGCGGCTCACCTGCACGATTGACGATGCATGCGAAGTGACCGGCTTGGGACGCGCGAAGCTCTACGAGTTGATAGGAGCTGGGCGTATCGTCACGACAACGATCGGACGTCGGCGACTAGTAGTGGTGCACTCACTTCTGGCGCTCATTGACACCAACATGTCGAACTAA
- a CDS encoding tyrosine-type recombinase/integrase: MRGDFKEFRDSFSDTPRKADYIWTTIARVLSVAKDRGKIAVNVCERGGRLYESDRSEIVWTADDIRAFCGIASVELQAALLLAVWTGQRQGDLLRLTWKDYDGTYIRMRQSKGRGRKARRRVTIPVGPPLKAALDAAMKEKRSAVTILVNSFGRPWTEDGFRTSWDKAFRKTSLKDLHFHDLRGTAVTRLALSNCSVPEIASITGHSMKTVQEILDAHYLGGRLELAESAIKKLSEVYG, from the coding sequence GTGCGGGGTGACTTCAAAGAGTTTCGTGATTCATTTTCCGACACGCCGCGCAAGGCGGACTACATCTGGACCACAATTGCGCGCGTGCTGTCGGTTGCGAAGGACCGTGGCAAGATCGCGGTGAACGTCTGCGAGCGCGGTGGCCGGCTTTATGAATCCGATCGCTCGGAGATAGTGTGGACTGCAGACGACATCCGCGCCTTCTGCGGTATCGCGTCCGTCGAGCTGCAGGCCGCTCTCCTGCTCGCGGTATGGACAGGCCAGCGCCAGGGAGACCTGCTGCGGCTGACCTGGAAGGACTACGATGGTACATACATCCGGATGCGTCAGTCGAAGGGGCGCGGCCGTAAGGCCCGGCGCCGTGTAACCATCCCGGTGGGACCGCCGCTGAAGGCGGCGCTTGATGCTGCGATGAAGGAGAAGCGCTCGGCCGTGACCATTTTGGTCAACTCGTTCGGCCGGCCATGGACGGAGGATGGTTTCAGGACAAGCTGGGATAAGGCGTTCAGGAAAACCTCGCTGAAGGACCTGCACTTCCACGATCTGCGCGGCACTGCTGTTACGCGCCTCGCCCTGTCGAACTGCTCCGTGCCGGAGATCGCCTCTATCACCGGCCATTCGATGAAAACGGTACAGGAGATTCTGGACGCGCACTACCTGGGTGGCCGCCTCGAGCTCGCGGAGTCAGCGATCAAGAAGCTGAGCGAAGTTTACGGGTAG
- a CDS encoding Spy/CpxP family protein refolding chaperone, translated as MRKFTIAAVAVLAIAGSTAVYAQHRHWGYGHMRMSPEDRAAYTDARIAAVHAGLKLTAEQEKLWPPVEAAVREFAKLRIDRANARMNAQRDDSSQKPDDPVTRLRDRAETMAASAAAMKKIADAADPLYKTLDDSQKRRLAVLTRMDRFGGREGWRHREHRGMDRDFDRHRDYDRNRYDRDGGPDRGGPERL; from the coding sequence ATGAGGAAATTCACCATCGCCGCCGTCGCGGTCCTTGCCATCGCCGGCTCGACCGCCGTCTATGCCCAGCACCGCCATTGGGGCTACGGCCATATGCGGATGAGCCCGGAGGACAGGGCGGCCTATACCGACGCACGGATCGCGGCCGTCCATGCCGGTCTTAAATTGACGGCCGAGCAGGAAAAGCTGTGGCCGCCGGTCGAGGCCGCGGTCCGGGAGTTCGCCAAGCTCAGGATCGATCGCGCCAATGCGCGAATGAACGCGCAGCGGGACGATTCCAGCCAGAAGCCGGACGATCCGGTGACACGGTTGCGCGACCGGGCCGAGACCATGGCGGCCTCGGCAGCCGCAATGAAGAAGATCGCCGACGCGGCCGACCCGCTCTACAAGACGCTGGATGACAGCCAGAAGCGCCGGCTCGCCGTCCTGACCCGCATGGACCGGTTCGGGGGCAGGGAAGGCTGGCGGCACCGCGAGCACCGGGGCATGGACCGCGACTTCGATCGCCATCGCGACTATGACCGGAACAGATATGACCGGGACGGCGGCCCGGACCGGGGCGGCCCCGAGCGCCTCTGA
- a CDS encoding TRAP transporter large permease → MTSLIIFGLLILLMLTGMPISIALGLTVLTFIYVMTNVPTESVALKLFTGIDNFEIMAIPFFILAGNFLTHGGVARRMINFATTMVGHWYGGLGLAGVMACALFAAVSGSSPATVIAIGAIMMPAMVKQGFPKRFGAGVITTSGALGILIPPSIVMVIYCVATGGSIALDPAGQRVSSASVGQMFMAGVIPGVMLATLLGLTTFYRAWRNDYPRLPRASWGERFAAFRKCMWGLLLIVIVLGGIYAGIFTPTEAAAISAVYAFVIAVFVYRDMSLKDVPKVLLGSANMSAMILYIITNAVLFSFLMANENIPQHIAAWITSVGVDWIIFLLVVNVLLLLAGNFMEPSSIVLIMAPILFPVAVKLGIHPVHLGILMVVNMEVGMCHPPVGLNLYVASGIAKMGITELTIAVWPWLLTMLIFLGIVTYVPELSLWLPRALGML, encoded by the coding sequence ATGACCTCCTTGATCATCTTCGGACTGCTGATACTGCTGATGCTGACCGGCATGCCGATCTCGATCGCGCTCGGTCTCACGGTGCTCACGTTCATTTATGTGATGACGAACGTGCCGACCGAGTCGGTGGCGCTAAAACTGTTCACCGGCATCGACAATTTCGAGATCATGGCGATCCCGTTCTTCATTCTCGCCGGCAACTTCCTGACCCATGGCGGCGTCGCCAGACGCATGATCAATTTCGCGACCACCATGGTCGGGCACTGGTATGGCGGCCTGGGCCTCGCCGGCGTCATGGCCTGTGCGCTGTTCGCCGCCGTGTCCGGATCCTCGCCCGCGACGGTGATCGCGATCGGCGCGATTATGATGCCGGCGATGGTCAAGCAGGGTTTTCCGAAACGCTTTGGCGCCGGCGTCATCACGACATCAGGCGCGCTCGGTATTTTGATCCCGCCATCGATCGTGATGGTGATCTATTGCGTGGCGACCGGCGGCAGCATTGCGCTCGATCCCGCCGGCCAGCGGGTATCGTCGGCATCCGTGGGCCAGATGTTCATGGCCGGCGTCATCCCCGGCGTGATGCTGGCGACGCTGCTTGGATTGACCACCTTCTACCGCGCCTGGAGGAACGATTATCCGAGGTTGCCGCGCGCGAGCTGGGGCGAGCGCTTCGCGGCGTTCCGCAAATGCATGTGGGGATTACTGCTGATCGTGATCGTGCTCGGCGGCATCTATGCCGGCATTTTCACGCCGACGGAGGCGGCCGCGATCAGCGCGGTCTATGCCTTCGTGATTGCGGTGTTCGTTTATCGCGACATGTCGCTGAAGGACGTGCCGAAGGTGCTGCTCGGCTCGGCCAATATGAGCGCGATGATCCTCTACATCATTACTAATGCGGTGCTGTTCTCGTTCCTGATGGCGAACGAAAACATTCCGCAGCACATCGCAGCCTGGATCACCTCGGTCGGCGTTGACTGGATCATCTTCCTGCTCGTCGTCAACGTGCTGCTGCTGCTCGCCGGCAACTTCATGGAGCCGTCCTCGATCGTGCTGATCATGGCGCCGATCCTGTTTCCGGTGGCAGTCAAGCTCGGCATTCATCCGGTGCATTTGGGCATCCTGATGGTCGTCAACATGGAAGTCGGCATGTGCCATCCGCCGGTCGGGCTCAATCTCTACGTCGCCTCGGGCATCGCCAAGATGGGCATCACCGAACTGACCATCGCAGTGTGGCCATGGCTTTTGACCATGCTGATCTTCCTCGGCATCGTTACCTACGTGCCGGAGCTCTCGCTGTGGCTGCCGCGCGCGCTCGGGATGCTCTAG
- a CDS encoding TRAP transporter small permease, which produces MLLRILDRLEEILIATLMALATLIIFVAVCHRYLLGVPFLFPILFPINLSWAQELCIYMFVWVAKFGAAYGVRTGIHVGVDVVVNQIKSPWKNAIVLFGLLCGAFFTAVIGTMGAHFVYGLYHTDQVSPDLEIPSWFVYLCIPLGSYLMCFRFLQVAYRYFFTGELPHHDHAHVEGVDVDAPGAGVAEVTR; this is translated from the coding sequence ATGCTGCTTCGCATCCTCGACCGGCTTGAGGAGATATTGATCGCGACGCTGATGGCGCTCGCGACCCTCATCATCTTCGTCGCCGTCTGCCACCGCTATCTGCTCGGCGTGCCCTTCCTCTTTCCGATTCTGTTCCCGATCAACCTGTCCTGGGCGCAGGAACTCTGCATCTACATGTTCGTGTGGGTCGCCAAGTTCGGCGCCGCCTATGGGGTCCGCACCGGCATCCATGTCGGCGTCGACGTCGTGGTCAACCAGATCAAGTCGCCCTGGAAGAACGCGATCGTGCTGTTCGGGTTGCTTTGCGGGGCCTTCTTCACCGCCGTCATCGGCACCATGGGCGCGCATTTCGTCTACGGGCTTTACCACACCGACCAGGTATCGCCGGACCTCGAGATTCCGAGCTGGTTCGTCTATCTCTGCATTCCGCTCGGCTCCTACCTGATGTGCTTCCGCTTCCTGCAGGTCGCGTATCGCTACTTCTTCACGGGCGAACTTCCGCACCATGACCACGCCCACGTCGAGGGTGTCGACGTCGATGCGCCCGGTGCCGGCGTCGCGGAGGTGACGCGATGA
- a CDS encoding TRAP transporter substrate-binding protein codes for MRKLILAAASIAALTLIGPAAAQSPIVIKFSHVVATNTPKGLAAEKFKELAEKYTNGKVKVEVYPNSQLYKDKEELEALQLGAVQMLAPSNAKFGPIGVKEFEVFDLPYILPDLATVRKVTDGPLGTRLLKLLEPKGMIGLAYWDNGFKQMSANKKLISPADYRGLKFRIQSSKVLEAQFRNLGVVPQVMAFSEVYQALQTGVVDGQENTWSNIYTQKMHEVQKYITNTNHGYIGYVVVTNKKFWDGLPADIRAQCEKAMKEATAYGNGQSQKENDDALAEIVKTGKSEIIKLTPEQDSAMRKAMEPVYKDVAGRVGQGLIDEFMKEAKGATN; via the coding sequence ATGCGCAAACTGATTTTGGCCGCGGCATCGATCGCGGCATTGACACTGATCGGACCAGCCGCGGCGCAGTCGCCGATCGTGATCAAGTTCAGCCACGTGGTGGCGACCAACACGCCGAAGGGGCTGGCGGCGGAGAAGTTCAAGGAACTGGCGGAGAAATATACCAACGGCAAGGTAAAGGTCGAAGTCTATCCGAACTCGCAGCTCTACAAGGACAAGGAAGAGCTGGAAGCGCTGCAGCTCGGCGCGGTGCAGATGCTGGCGCCGTCGAACGCCAAGTTTGGCCCGATCGGGGTCAAGGAATTCGAGGTGTTCGATCTGCCCTACATTCTCCCCGACCTTGCCACGGTTCGTAAGGTCACCGACGGACCGCTGGGTACCAGGCTGCTCAAGCTGCTCGAGCCGAAGGGCATGATCGGTCTCGCCTACTGGGACAACGGCTTCAAGCAGATGAGCGCCAATAAGAAGCTCATTTCGCCGGCCGACTATCGGGGCCTGAAATTCCGCATCCAGTCCTCGAAGGTTCTGGAAGCCCAGTTCCGTAACCTGGGCGTGGTCCCGCAGGTGATGGCGTTCTCGGAGGTCTACCAGGCGCTGCAGACGGGCGTCGTCGATGGGCAGGAGAACACCTGGTCGAACATCTATACCCAGAAGATGCACGAGGTGCAGAAGTACATCACCAACACCAATCACGGCTATATCGGCTACGTCGTCGTCACCAACAAGAAATTCTGGGACGGCCTGCCGGCTGACATCCGCGCCCAGTGCGAGAAGGCGATGAAGGAAGCCACCGCCTACGGCAACGGTCAGTCGCAGAAGGAAAACGACGACGCGCTCGCCGAGATCGTCAAGACCGGCAAGAGCGAGATCATAAAGCTGACGCCGGAGCAGGACTCGGCCATGCGCAAGGCGATGGAGCCGGTCTACAAAGACGTCGCGGGCCGTGTCGGTCAAGGGCTGATCGACGAGTTCATGAAGGAAGCCAAGGGCGCGACCAACTGA
- a CDS encoding DUF302 domain-containing protein, which translates to MKFIVAFLMLLFVTPASADSGIITKSSNYSVNDTISRFAAAVKSREGAGFIVFTEIDHAAAGKKFGIDMRPRTVLIFGNPKLGTPVMAKTPLLAIDNPPKALVWEDDQGKVWLSYNSADYLYKTIYPRHGLETPPNYAAFAKVLSDITDEATK; encoded by the coding sequence ATGAAGTTCATTGTCGCATTCTTGATGCTCCTGTTTGTGACGCCCGCGTCCGCGGACTCCGGTATCATTACGAAGTCGAGCAACTACTCGGTGAACGATACGATTTCCCGTTTTGCGGCGGCGGTCAAATCAAGGGAGGGCGCAGGGTTCATTGTGTTCACCGAAATCGACCACGCCGCTGCGGGAAAGAAGTTCGGCATCGATATGCGCCCGCGCACGGTGCTCATCTTCGGTAATCCCAAGCTCGGCACTCCGGTAATGGCAAAGACGCCATTGCTGGCGATCGACAATCCTCCGAAGGCTCTTGTTTGGGAGGATGACCAGGGCAAGGTATGGCTGTCGTATAATTCAGCCGACTATCTGTATAAAACAATCTACCCGCGGCATGGACTGGAGACTCCACCCAACTACGCGGCGTTTGCGAAGGTCTTGAGCGACATAACCGACGAGGCGACGAAGTAG
- a CDS encoding cytochrome c biogenesis CcdA family protein → MTIGSAVVAFLAGILSILSPCVLPILPIVLATAASSHRLGPLALAVGLCLSFVGIGLFLATAGHSIGLDADRLRYVAATLIMLVGIVLVAPRLQAQIAVAAGPIGNWADSRLATSRPNGVAGQFWIGVLLGAVWSPCVGPTLGAASLLAAQGKDLGQVALTMFAFGIGAALPLLGLGWLSRETMARWRGRLLAAGSVMKVVLGLLLLVVGMLVISGADKALEAFLVEVSPEWLTDLTTRF, encoded by the coding sequence ATGACGATCGGCAGTGCGGTTGTGGCGTTCCTTGCGGGGATCCTCTCGATCCTTTCACCTTGCGTGCTCCCGATACTTCCAATCGTGCTCGCTACCGCGGCATCGAGCCATCGTCTGGGACCTTTGGCGCTTGCTGTCGGGTTGTGCCTCTCGTTTGTCGGCATCGGATTATTTCTGGCGACGGCCGGTCACTCGATCGGATTGGATGCCGACCGGCTGCGCTACGTGGCGGCGACGCTGATCATGCTTGTTGGCATCGTGCTCGTCGCTCCGCGGCTACAGGCGCAGATCGCGGTTGCAGCGGGCCCGATCGGAAATTGGGCCGACAGCAGGTTGGCCACGAGCCGCCCAAATGGCGTTGCTGGACAGTTTTGGATCGGGGTGCTCCTGGGAGCGGTATGGAGTCCATGCGTGGGGCCGACACTTGGCGCAGCGTCCTTGCTGGCCGCTCAAGGCAAGGATCTTGGTCAGGTAGCGCTGACAATGTTTGCGTTTGGCATCGGCGCGGCGCTGCCGTTGTTGGGGCTGGGATGGCTCTCCCGGGAAACGATGGCGCGCTGGCGTGGCCGATTGTTAGCCGCGGGCAGCGTAATGAAGGTTGTGCTCGGCCTTTTGCTTCTCGTCGTCGGCATGCTCGTCATTTCGGGGGCGGACAAGGCGCTTGAAGCCTTCCTGGTCGAAGTTTCTCCGGAATGGCTGACCGATTTGACCACGCGGTTCTAG
- a CDS encoding thioredoxin family protein, whose amino-acid sequence MLTRRFILGAVLAAGTLAASPAFAGGAHAFDAKAFAAAQKAGKPILIAVYAPWCPTCKAQAPILSDLRADPKFKDLVYFVIDFDSQKDLLNRFGVRAQSTLIVFKGDKEAARSVGDTKRDSIFAMVGKAV is encoded by the coding sequence ATGCTGACCCGCCGATTCATTCTTGGGGCCGTGCTTGCTGCCGGAACGCTCGCTGCTTCGCCGGCGTTCGCAGGTGGCGCGCATGCGTTCGATGCCAAGGCCTTCGCCGCGGCCCAGAAAGCCGGCAAGCCAATTCTGATAGCGGTCTATGCCCCCTGGTGTCCGACCTGCAAGGCACAGGCGCCGATCCTGAGCGATCTAAGGGCTGATCCAAAGTTCAAGGATCTCGTCTATTTCGTCATCGATTTCGACAGCCAGAAAGACCTGCTCAATCGGTTCGGCGTCCGTGCGCAATCGACGCTGATTGTCTTCAAGGGCGACAAGGAAGCGGCCCGCTCGGTAGGCGATACCAAGCGGGATTCGATCTTCGCCATGGTCGGAAAAGCCGTCTGA
- a CDS encoding adenylate/guanylate cyclase domain-containing protein, which produces MDELERWLVPLGLVQLAPVLRTNDVDLKILPELSEADLEKLGLSLGQRKKLLKAAACLPKPSASGDSSAAPTPSSSAVSSAERRQLTVMICDLVGSTALSAGLDPEDLREVIGAYHRCVAETVARFDGFVAKYMGDGVLLYFGYPQAHEDDAERAVRAGLALIDAVDQLQTSERLRVRIGIGTGLVVVGDLIGSGEALERAVVGETPNLAARLQALGEPNTIVVGPMTRHLLGDLFEYRDLGTVAMKGFPQPIQAYQVLRSSAVESRFEAFHSAGLTPLVGREEELELLLRRWQRATSGEGQVVLLSAEPGVGKSRLVAALQEKLQAEPYSRLRCFCSPHHQGSALYPVIKQLERAAGFTRDDPPAVRLDKIEALLTASATAAEYMPLLAELLSLPSDRYRAVSLSPPAKKERTLQALLRQVEDLSRRNPVLWVFEDVHWIDPTSLELLQVAVDRVQQLPVLLLLTFRPEFSPPWIGQPHVTMLALGRLNRRDTAALVQRVVGDRVLPSAVVHEIIDRTDGVPLFVEELTKAVLEAGAEGDAKAVLSRTSPGALAVPATLHASLLARLDRLSPEAKEIAQSGAAIGREFTDDLIRTVSPLPEAPLQSALEQLAASQLIFRRGSSAYSFKHALVQDTAYGTLLRGKRQALHARIARALEGNFPDITATQPEVLAHHFTEADLTEDALTYWRKAGQRAAERSAHAEAIGHLRKGLMLIDRVAEPSERARRELDLQLVLAPVLISTKSWSAPEVEQVYLRARDLCRRAGDVAQLFAVSFGLWLVYQQRCEFKTARDLLDELFALARQSTDPALLLQAHHAAWTTLLNLPDLTTCRAHLEAGLALYRPDAYRAHKFLYGSHDAAVCNRYTEAAALWPLGFPEQALAAAREAVGMARELSHPFSLVLALVFAAMIYQHRREAEPAREQAEAAMAVCAEHGIAPHLAAAGSILRGWAIAVRGQTVEGIAEVRDGLAAIQPTGVRIRRPFYLALLAEASARAGEIEQGLTALAEAAAAVEETGERRWEAEIYRLIGELTVARRGSDGSEAEARFRRAIEVAGRQSAKALELRAATSLARVWRDQGKPQQAHDLLAPVYGWFTEGFDTPDLREARALLDALR; this is translated from the coding sequence GTGGACGAGCTGGAGCGCTGGCTGGTGCCGCTTGGCCTGGTGCAACTCGCACCCGTGTTGCGGACGAACGATGTCGATCTCAAGATCCTGCCTGAGCTGAGTGAGGCGGACCTGGAGAAGCTCGGTCTCTCGCTTGGCCAGCGCAAGAAGCTATTGAAAGCGGCCGCTTGCCTACCAAAGCCCTCAGCATCCGGAGACTCGAGCGCCGCGCCGACACCAAGCTCGAGCGCCGTCTCTTCGGCCGAACGGCGGCAGCTCACCGTGATGATCTGCGACCTCGTCGGCTCGACCGCACTATCGGCTGGTCTTGACCCCGAGGACCTGCGTGAGGTGATTGGCGCCTATCACCGCTGCGTCGCTGAGACGGTCGCCCGCTTCGACGGTTTCGTCGCGAAGTACATGGGCGACGGCGTACTGCTTTATTTCGGTTACCCGCAGGCGCATGAGGACGATGCCGAGCGAGCGGTGCGCGCCGGTTTGGCGCTCATCGACGCCGTCGACCAACTGCAAACATCCGAGCGTCTTCGGGTCCGCATCGGCATCGGGACGGGGCTGGTCGTGGTCGGCGATCTCATTGGCTCGGGCGAGGCACTGGAACGCGCCGTGGTGGGTGAGACGCCCAACCTCGCGGCGCGCCTGCAAGCACTTGGCGAGCCGAACACCATTGTGGTCGGTCCCATGACGCGCCATCTCCTGGGCGATCTTTTCGAGTACCGCGATCTCGGAACGGTCGCGATGAAGGGCTTTCCGCAACCCATCCAAGCCTATCAGGTGCTCCGATCGAGTGCCGTCGAGAGCCGGTTTGAAGCCTTCCATTCGGCCGGCCTGACCCCGCTGGTCGGCCGCGAGGAAGAGCTCGAACTGCTGCTGCGCCGGTGGCAGCGCGCGACCTCTGGGGAGGGGCAGGTGGTGCTGCTCTCAGCGGAGCCCGGGGTCGGGAAATCGCGACTGGTGGCGGCCCTCCAGGAGAAGCTGCAAGCCGAACCGTACTCGCGCCTGCGCTGCTTCTGCTCGCCGCACCACCAGGGCAGCGCGCTTTATCCCGTCATCAAGCAACTGGAGCGGGCGGCCGGGTTCACCAGGGACGACCCACCGGCGGTCAGGCTCGACAAAATCGAGGCGCTATTAACGGCCTCAGCGACCGCTGCCGAATACATGCCGCTATTGGCCGAGCTGCTATCATTGCCCTCCGACCGCTATCGCGCGGTATCGCTCAGTCCGCCTGCGAAGAAGGAGCGCACGCTTCAGGCGCTGCTCCGGCAAGTGGAGGACCTGTCTCGGCGCAATCCCGTGCTGTGGGTCTTCGAAGATGTGCACTGGATCGACCCGACCTCGCTCGAGCTCCTGCAAGTAGCGGTCGATCGCGTGCAGCAACTGCCGGTATTGCTACTCCTCACCTTCCGACCGGAGTTCTCGCCACCGTGGATCGGCCAGCCGCACGTCACGATGCTGGCGCTCGGTCGCTTGAACCGGCGTGACACCGCAGCCCTCGTACAGCGGGTGGTTGGCGACAGAGTACTGCCCAGCGCGGTCGTCCACGAGATCATCGACCGCACGGACGGCGTGCCGCTGTTCGTGGAGGAACTGACCAAGGCTGTGCTGGAAGCGGGAGCCGAAGGGGACGCCAAGGCCGTGCTTTCGCGAACCTCACCGGGTGCACTCGCCGTCCCGGCTACCCTGCATGCCTCGCTCCTGGCCCGTCTCGACCGTCTCAGTCCGGAAGCCAAAGAAATCGCCCAGAGCGGCGCCGCCATTGGCCGGGAGTTCACCGACGATCTGATACGGACCGTGTCGCCGCTGCCGGAGGCGCCCTTGCAGTCGGCCCTTGAACAGCTCGCCGCATCACAACTGATTTTCCGTCGTGGCTCATCGGCTTACAGCTTCAAGCATGCCCTCGTTCAGGATACCGCCTATGGCACGTTGCTGCGCGGCAAGCGGCAAGCGCTGCACGCGCGCATCGCCCGGGCGCTCGAGGGGAACTTCCCGGACATTACGGCTACCCAGCCAGAGGTGCTGGCGCACCACTTCACCGAGGCTGACCTTACGGAAGACGCTCTTACCTACTGGCGCAAGGCTGGCCAGCGCGCGGCCGAGCGCTCGGCACACGCGGAGGCGATCGGCCATCTCCGCAAGGGGCTGATGCTCATTGATCGGGTCGCCGAGCCTTCAGAACGCGCCCGCCGCGAACTCGACCTGCAGCTCGTGCTTGCGCCGGTGCTGATCAGCACCAAGAGCTGGTCGGCACCGGAGGTGGAGCAAGTCTACCTGCGTGCCCGTGACCTATGCCGGCGAGCCGGCGATGTGGCGCAGCTCTTCGCCGTGAGCTTTGGGTTGTGGCTCGTTTACCAGCAACGCTGCGAATTTAAGACGGCTCGCGATCTGCTGGACGAGCTGTTCGCACTCGCGCGGCAGAGCACAGATCCGGCGCTCCTCCTGCAGGCGCATCATGCCGCATGGACAACCCTACTCAATCTCCCGGATCTGACCACGTGTAGGGCGCATCTCGAGGCGGGATTGGCGCTCTATCGGCCGGACGCGTACCGTGCCCATAAATTCCTCTATGGCAGCCACGACGCGGCTGTGTGCAACCGATACACCGAGGCTGCCGCGCTGTGGCCGCTCGGCTTCCCCGAGCAGGCGCTTGCCGCTGCGCGCGAAGCGGTGGGCATGGCGCGGGAGCTTTCGCATCCCTTTAGCCTTGTTCTCGCCCTGGTGTTTGCGGCGATGATCTACCAGCATCGGCGGGAAGCTGAGCCGGCCCGCGAGCAAGCGGAGGCCGCAATGGCGGTGTGCGCCGAGCATGGCATCGCACCGCATCTGGCGGCGGCGGGAAGCATCTTGCGGGGCTGGGCGATCGCGGTACGCGGACAGACAGTGGAAGGGATCGCGGAGGTTCGCGACGGCCTCGCGGCCATCCAGCCGACGGGCGTGCGCATCCGTCGGCCCTTTTATCTCGCGCTGCTGGCTGAAGCTTCGGCGCGGGCCGGAGAAATCGAGCAAGGATTGACTGCACTGGCCGAAGCTGCGGCCGCTGTCGAGGAGACGGGCGAGCGGCGATGGGAGGCGGAAATCTATCGCTTGATTGGGGAACTGACGGTGGCGAGGCGAGGCAGCGACGGGAGCGAAGCGGAAGCGCGCTTTCGGCGTGCAATTGAGGTGGCCGGTCGCCAGAGTGCGAAAGCTCTGGAGCTGCGCGCCGCCACCAGCTTGGCTCGGGTCTGGCGTGATCAGGGCAAGCCGCAGCAGGCCCATGATCTGCTCGCGCCAGTCTATGGCTGGTTCACAGAAGGTTTCGACACGCCCGATCTGCGGGAGGCCAGGGCGCTGCTTGATGCGCTCCGGTGA